CGGCTTCGGAGCGGAGGACCGCGACGGCGCCGCGGGCCGCAATCTCGGCTGGTGGGACGGCATGATCGGCCCGGGCAAGGCGTTCGACACCGACCGCTGGTTCGTCGTGTCGACCAACCTGCTCGGCGGCTGCCGCGGGACCACCGGGCCGGCGAGTCCCGACCCGGCGACGGGGCAGCCGTACGGCCCGGACTTCCCGGTGCTCACCGTCGCCGACCTGGTGCGGACCCAGCGGGCGTTCCTGGACGAGCTCGGCGTCGCGCGGCTCGCGGCGGTGGCCGGTGGCTCGCTCGGCGGCATGCAGGCGCTGGAGTGGGCCGTCCGCTACCCGGACCAGGTCGGCGCCGTCGTGGCGATCGCCAGCACGCACGCGTTGCACCCGCAGGGCGTGGCATGGAACGCGATCGCCCGCGAGGCGATCCTGCGCGACCCGGCCTGGCAGGGCGGCCGCTACTACGGCACGGGCCGGGCGCCCGACGGCGGCATGGGCGTCGCGCGGATGGTCGGCCACGTCACCTACCTGTCCGGGCCGGCGCTGGCGGCGAAGTTCGGCCGGCGGCTGCAGTTCGCCGACGACGTCCGGTACACGCTCACCGAGCCCGAGTTCGCGGTCGAGAGCTACCTGCGCCACCAGGCGGCGTCGTTCGTCCGCCGGTTCGACGCCAACACCTACCTGACGCTGTCCCGGGCGCTGACGTACTTCGACCTCGCCCGCGAGCACGGCGGCGGCTCGCTCACCCAGGCGCTCGCCGGTGTCCGGGCGCGGACGCTGCTGATCGCGTTCGACTCGGACTGGCTCTACCCGCCGGCCGGGTCGAGGGAGCTCGACGCCGCGCTGCGCGAACTGGGCAAGCCGGTCGACCTCCACGTGCTCGACACGCCGTACGGGCACGACAGCTTCCTGCTCGACGAGGCCCGGCAGACGCCCATCATCCGGCAGTTCCTGGAGGCACAGTGACCGACCGCGTCGAGCAGGACCGCGCGTTCGGGTTCGAGACCCGGCAGCTGCACGCCGGGCAGCGGCCCGACCCGAACACCGGCGCCCGCGCGGTGCCGATCTTCCAGACCACCAGCTATGTGTTCGAGGACCCGGAGTCCGCGGCGGCGTACTTCAACCTGCAGGAGTACGGCAACACCTACTCGCGGATCATGAACCCGACCGTCGCGGTGTTCGAGGAGCGGGTGGCCAGCCTCGAAGGCGGCGCCGGCGCGGTCGCGTTCGCCAGCGGCATCGCCGCGCAGGCCGCCGCGCTGTTCACGCTGCTGCAGCCGGGCGACCACGTCGTGTCGTCGTCGGCGCTGTACGGCGGGACGGTGAACCAGCTCAAGCACCTGCTGCGCAAGATGGACGTCGAGCTGAGCTGGGTCGATCCCGACGACGGCGACGCCTGGCGCGCAGCGGTCCGGGCGAACACGAAGGCGTTCTTCGCCGAGACCATCGGCAACCCGGCC
This Jiangella alba DNA region includes the following protein-coding sequences:
- the metX gene encoding homoserine O-acetyltransferase MetX — translated: MSTRAAAGSGRPAAAGSPGTGSAAAGSAEAAGTALAAGSAGTVETRFLDLPGPVRLDSGRDLHPVRVAYETYGTLSPRRDNVVLVCHALSGDAHAAGVSATAASTRDGFGAEDRDGAAGRNLGWWDGMIGPGKAFDTDRWFVVSTNLLGGCRGTTGPASPDPATGQPYGPDFPVLTVADLVRTQRAFLDELGVARLAAVAGGSLGGMQALEWAVRYPDQVGAVVAIASTHALHPQGVAWNAIAREAILRDPAWQGGRYYGTGRAPDGGMGVARMVGHVTYLSGPALAAKFGRRLQFADDVRYTLTEPEFAVESYLRHQAASFVRRFDANTYLTLSRALTYFDLAREHGGGSLTQALAGVRARTLLIAFDSDWLYPPAGSRELDAALRELGKPVDLHVLDTPYGHDSFLLDEARQTPIIRQFLEAQ